Part of the Hydrogenoanaerobacterium saccharovorans genome, ATGACGACCATGCGCAGAACATTGTATCGTTCCGCAGGATTGATGAGCAAGGTAACGAAGTTGTGGTTTTATGTAATTTCTGCCCTGTGGGGAGAGAGGCTTACCGCATTGGTGTCCCCGATGCGGCAGCTTATACAGAAGTACTCAGTACCGATGATACAGCGTTTGGCGGTACGGGTATAAGCAACGGCAAGGTTTTGGTCGAAGACATCGAGATGCACGGCTTTAACCAATCTATTGAATTTCAGGTTCCGCCGCTTTCTTGCCTGTATTTTAAACCGATAGCAGGGAAAAGAATGCATAAAAAAGCTGTGGAAGAAAAAAGGGCAGCAGGTGCTGCACAGAAAAAAGAAGAAAAAAAGAAATCATCGAAAAAGAAAAGAGATGAAAAGTCGGGTTTGGCGGTCGATGAAAAAACATCCGAAAGCCGTTAAATCAAATAAAAACAATTATTATAAACAGCAAATGCCATGCATGGATGGGAGAGAGAGTTATGACACGCAAAAAGGAATGTGTAGCAATGCTGCTTGCCGGTGGGCAGGGAAGCAGACTCTACACGCTGACCAAGAATCAGGCAAAGCCGGCCGTCCCTTTTGGGGGAAAATACCGCATTATCGATTTTCCTTTGTCAAACTGTGTGCATTCAGGTATCGATACGGTAGGCGTATTAACGCAATATCAGCCGCTTGAGCTGAACGAGTACATCGGAAGCGGACAGCCGTGGGACCTTGACCGTCTCAACGGGGGCGTTTTTGTATTACCCCCCTACCAAAAAAGCTCCGGTTCAGATTGGTATAAAGGTACGGCAAACGCAATTTATCAAAATATTCAGTTTATCGAGCGCTACGAGCCCGAATATGTTTTAATCCTCTCAGGCGACCATATTTATAAAATGGATTATGCCAAGATGCTTAGTGCGCACAAAGAAAAGCAAGCCGACTGTACCATTGCAGTACTTGAGGTAGAAATGGCAGAAGCTTCGCGCTTTGGTATTATGAATACCAACTCCGACGGCAGCATCTATGAGTTTGATGAAAAACCCGAGCACCCCAAAAGCAATCTGGCTTCCATGGGTATTTACATATTCACATGGAAAAAGCTCAAAAAGTACCTTGAGCTGGATGAAGCAAACCCTAAATCCAGTAAAGACTTCGGCAAAGATGTTCTCCCTGCTATGCTGAGCGACGGGCAACGGATGTTTGCGTATAATTTTGAGGGCTACTGGAAGGATGTAGGCACCATTGACAGCCTGTGGGAGGCAAATATGGATTTGCTTGACCCCAATGTTCCGCTGGATTTGTACGACCCCACATGGAAAATCTACGCGAGGAACCCCGTAAAACCGCCCCACTTTGTGGCAAAAGGCGCAGTGGTAGAAAACTCGATTGTCACCGAGGGTTGCTACATAGAAGGCACTTTGGATTTTTCTGTGCTGTTTGCAGGGGTTAAAGTCGAAGACGGTGCAGTGGTACGCGACAGCATTATTATGCCCGGTGCAGTGATAAAACGGGGTGCGGTAGTAGAATACTCCATTGTTGCAGAGAATGCGGTTATCGGCGAAGGTGCAAAAATTGGTATGCGCCCCGAAGAATGCGAAGACAAAGATAAATGGGGTGTAGCAGTCATCGGCAGCAAGGTAAAAGTAAGCTGCGGTACAGTGGTTGCGCCAAAAGCAATGATAGATACAGATATTTGAAAGGAGAGACGAAGCTGTGAAAGAATCAAAGGTATTGGGCATCGTGTTCTCCAATATGCACGATGAATATATGGGCGAAATTACGAATAAACGCACAATGGCTTCTGTGCCCTTCGGCGGGCGTTACCGTCTTATCGATTTTACCCTTTCTAATCTGGTGAATTCGGGTATCGAAGACATCGGCGTTATCACCAAAAGCAATTACCAGTCGCTGATGGACCATCTGGGCAGCGGCAGAGACTGGGATTTGGCACGTAAAAGAGGCGGGTTGTGTATTTTGCCTCCGTTCTCCAGTGCGAATTCCACTGGCATTTATAAGGGAAGGCTGGATGCATTGGCGGGTATAGGCGGATACATCCGGCACAGTACCGCGGAGTACGTTGTGATGGCAGATTGCGATGTCATCAGCAGCATCAACCTAAAGGATGTGCTCAAACAGCACCGTGAAACCGGCGCGGATCTTACATTGGTATATAAGCGAGAAAACTGTAAGCTTAACCGTTCCAGCGATACCACGGTATTGAAATTTGATGAAAACGGCAGAGTGAATGACGTTTTAATCAGCCCCGAACTCAGCGGTGATAATTGCTGCTATTTGGATATTGCGGTAATTGAAAAGAAAAAGCTTGAGCGCATGATTACCGAGGCTGTGGCACGCAACAAAAAGAGCTTTAAACACGATGTTTTGGTGGCTCAGCACAACCATATCGATATCCGCGGCTATGAGTTTAAAGGCTATGCTGTAAAAATAAACAGCATGAAGGCATACTATAAAGCCAATATGGATCTTTTGAATTACGATGTTCTTTATGAGCTTTTTGCCGCTGATAAACCGGTATACACCAAAGTGCGCGACGAAGCACCCGCAAAATACGGGCTAAACGCCGCGGTTGCAAACAGCCTTGTAGCCGACGGATGCGTGATTGAAGGTGAAATAGAAAATAGCATCTTGTTCCGCGGTGTAAAGGTGGGCAAGGGCGCAAAGGTGAAAAACTCCATCGTGATGCAGGGTTGTGACATCGGCGAAAATTCCAATATCGATTACACTATTATCGACAAGGATGTTACAGTGCGTGCCGGCAGAAACTTGATGGGCTACA contains:
- a CDS encoding glucose-1-phosphate adenylyltransferase, producing MTRKKECVAMLLAGGQGSRLYTLTKNQAKPAVPFGGKYRIIDFPLSNCVHSGIDTVGVLTQYQPLELNEYIGSGQPWDLDRLNGGVFVLPPYQKSSGSDWYKGTANAIYQNIQFIERYEPEYVLILSGDHIYKMDYAKMLSAHKEKQADCTIAVLEVEMAEASRFGIMNTNSDGSIYEFDEKPEHPKSNLASMGIYIFTWKKLKKYLELDEANPKSSKDFGKDVLPAMLSDGQRMFAYNFEGYWKDVGTIDSLWEANMDLLDPNVPLDLYDPTWKIYARNPVKPPHFVAKGAVVENSIVTEGCYIEGTLDFSVLFAGVKVEDGAVVRDSIIMPGAVIKRGAVVEYSIVAENAVIGEGAKIGMRPEECEDKDKWGVAVIGSKVKVSCGTVVAPKAMIDTDI
- the glgD gene encoding glucose-1-phosphate adenylyltransferase subunit GlgD encodes the protein MKESKVLGIVFSNMHDEYMGEITNKRTMASVPFGGRYRLIDFTLSNLVNSGIEDIGVITKSNYQSLMDHLGSGRDWDLARKRGGLCILPPFSSANSTGIYKGRLDALAGIGGYIRHSTAEYVVMADCDVISSINLKDVLKQHRETGADLTLVYKRENCKLNRSSDTTVLKFDENGRVNDVLISPELSGDNCCYLDIAVIEKKKLERMITEAVARNKKSFKHDVLVAQHNHIDIRGYEFKGYAVKINSMKAYYKANMDLLNYDVLYELFAADKPVYTKVRDEAPAKYGLNAAVANSLVADGCVIEGEIENSILFRGVKVGKGAKVKNSIVMQGCDIGENSNIDYTIIDKDVTVRAGRNLMGYNTYPVYITKGSNV